ATCGAAATCGTTGCCAATTCTGATAGTAGTGGAACAACGGTTCAGGAAGCGTCGGGAAAATCCGGTTTCCCTATGTCCTCCTCTCACCGAATACTTAACGATCTTGTAGACTGCGAAGTCTTGACTAAGTTTAAAGAGGCCAAACGCTACAGATTTAGCCCAAGAATAATACCCCTGGTAAATGAGATCTCTAGAAAGATGAATGTAGTCAACCTTAAGAATTGTCTTGTTGAGCTGAAAGACAAGATTAATGAAACGGTCTTCCTAAGTGAGCTTACGGAAAACGGAGTAACCTCCGTGTTGACTGTTGAAAGCGACAGAGTATTCAGTTTCAGGGCCAGATCTGGCGTTTATCTTCCTGTTCATTGCACGGCTGCCGGGTTGGCAATTGCCGCAAATATTGACAAGGAAAGAGCGCTAGACCTAATATGTAAATCTCACGTTATAAATGACCCTGAAATCGAGACTTGTCCGGTAGAGGATTATAAGGCTCGTCTAGAAAGAGTTAGGCAAGAAGGCTTTGCTTTCTGCGACGAGGAATTCGAGCCAGGACTAAGAGCTGTCGCGGTGCCTGTTTTCGATTCTGCGGGGAGCGTTGTCGCCAGTATAACTGCGATTGCGCCTAAAGAGAGATTCAGTACAAAGAGAATAAATGATGAAATTGTAGCCAATCTAAAAAAGACTGCTGTGAACATCAGCAAATACACTTTCTAGAGGTTGACATGAGTGAACAGGTGGTAATTGTAAGTAACGTCGGAAGGGTCTTCTCGAGCGGGACAAAAAAGGATAGAAAGGAATTCGTTGCACTGGATGATGTTTCATTTACAGTCAACAGAGGCGAGTTCGTCTCACTGCTGGGACCCTCGGGCTGTGGAAATCAACACTGCTAAAGATTGTCTCGGGGCTTCTCAAGGCAAGTTCTGGAACGGTGGAGATTACAGAGAAAGAAAATCGTAAGACTCCTCCGTTTGGGTTCGTATTCCAGGATTCCGTTCTCTTACCCTGGAGAACAGCAATAGAAAACGCTCTCTTTCCATTCGAAATCATGGGCAACAAGGAGAAAGCAGATGAAAGCAATGTCAGGAATCTTTTCGAACTAGCGAAGCTTGTGGGCTTTGAAAATTCCTACCCAAGACAGCTTTCAGGTGGAATGAGACAGCGTGTGGCTATTGTGAGAGCCCTGTCCTACAATCCTCCAATACTACTTATGGACGAACCTTTCGGGGCTCTTGACGCGATAACCAGAGACAATCTGAACAACGTTCTCCTCGAAATATGGGAATCGACCAGAAAGACAGTGATCTTTGTGACTCACAGTATTAGCGAAGCAGTGTATCTTTCAGACAGGATAATCGTTATGGGTACGAAACCCGGCAGAGTTGTCGCGGATATGAAGGTTGAATTGCCCAGACCGCGAAATGAAGATTCAAAACTCACTCCGGAATTTTACTCCTACGTCAAAGAGCTAAGGGAGATGCTCAAATAATGAACAGGAAAGTCTTGATAGCAATAATCTCGATTCTTTTCCTGGTTCTCTTCCTGGGTTTTTGGAAGGGATACATAATCGTCAGAGATGTTCCGGGATTTATCCTTCCACCTCCAGAGGCTGTAGGACAGAGGTTTATCTCTCTTGTTGCAGACGGCACTTTCATTAGAGAAGGCTGGGTAACC
The genomic region above belongs to Mesotoga infera and contains:
- a CDS encoding IclR family transcriptional regulator, which codes for MTYLQKVLRMIEIVANSDSSGTTVQEASGKSGFPMSSSHRILNDLVDCEVLTKFKEAKRYRFSPRIIPLVNEISRKMNVVNLKNCLVELKDKINETVFLSELTENGVTSVLTVESDRVFSFRARSGVYLPVHCTAAGLAIAANIDKERALDLICKSHVINDPEIETCPVEDYKARLERVRQEGFAFCDEEFEPGLRAVAVPVFDSAGSVVASITAIAPKERFSTKRINDEIVANLKKTAVNISKYTF